Within the Duncaniella freteri genome, the region AATCCGAGAGCGCGGTTTATCGGCAAGTCGAGTACGGCGGCTTTCAAGCACTCTTGTACGATTGCCGTAGGGTTGCACTCTTGAAGCGACTTATCGCCGTTGTAGAGGTCGATGATTGACGCGATGAATAGGTTTTTGTTCTCTGCAAGCGCGTTTTGGAACTGTTCTACCACGCTCGGCGCACTGAGGATTGACTTCAGCTTCGCGAGTCCGGTTTGCCCGGTGGTCGCGACTTGGTTGTTTTCTGCCATGATTTGCGTTGATTAATGATTATTGAATAGGCTCTTTTGAGCCGGGGATTTCTCGATTACAAGCTGCTCATCGCGTGACACAATGAGGCTAATGACTTGTGACTGCATCGGTATGATGTCGTTGACTGATTCGGCGTTGTCAACGAATATCGGAGCATATACGCCCTGCGACTTGCAGATTGCGTTGATTATGTCAAGTCCGATGATGATACGCTCTGCATTGCTGCAAGTGCTGTACGGCTTGCCGTTGAGTGTGGCTTCGCACGTTTCTTTTTCCGCGCCGTTGATTGCGGGAGCTATCCAACGGAAGCGCACGAGAGAGAAAAGTCCGTCGATTCGTTGCTCAATGGCTGCGCTACGAGCCTTTGAAAATTCGAGCATCGTAAACTCGATTCTTTCAAGCTCGGCAATTTCATCGCTTTGCTTTGAGAGCTGCGTTTCAAGCTCATCAATACGCGCTTGGGCTTTGGCGTTATCGTCACGCTTTTTGAGCCGCGATTTAAGGCTGTCTATCGCTGTCGAGAGTGCGTTGCGTTGCTCTTTAAGCTCGATGCTGTTAGCCGGTGCAGCCGGTATTGAGGACTTCGCTTCAAGCTCCGATATCTTTTTGTCTATCTCTGCAAGCTGCGCATCGGCGGATATAAGAGGCTTAACGTCCGGCATCGTGAGTTCTACGCGGTAAACATCGCTTGACTTCAGTTGCTCGATTGATGCTTTGTCGGCTTTGATAGACGCTTCGGAAGCCTCCAACGCGACAATGCTACGTTGCTTCTGCATCTTTACTGCCCCTCCTTTTTGCTCATTGGCGGCGATTCGCTCTGCGATAGCTGCGAGTTTCTTTTTGCGCTGCTTCTCGAAGTTCTCTATGATTTCAGCTTCTTTCGCTTCGATGTCTTCAACATCAAATTGACGGTGGCAGGTGGGGCAGCAAAAGTCACTTTCGTTGAACTGAACTTGCTCGGCATTGACTGCTATGCTTTCAGCTTGGAGCGACTGCCATTCTTGGATAAGGACTTTTCGTGCGTTATTGTGTCGCTCGATTTCCTCTTTTCGCGCATTTATTGCGCTTTCGGTCGAGCGTATGCGATTCGTTAGGCTGTCAATCTGAAACTGCACATTGTCGCGCTCACGCTTCTTTTTGCGATAGTCCGCAGTAGCTTCGTCTTCGATGTCTGCCACTCTTTGAGCGCGTTTGCGGCGTAGAGCCGTGGTTTGCTCTTGGATTTTCATGCGCTCGTTGTCTGCGGCTCGTTGAGCTTCTGAAGCGTCTGCCATCTGCGATTCTATCTTATCGCGCTCGGCTATCTTAGTTTTGATTTCGGACTCTATCGCTGCCCAATCTTCCGGCTCTGAAAGGTCGCGTTTCTTTTCATCAATGCGCCCGGGGATGCCGACTATTTCAGCATTCAAACGTGATTTCTTCGATGCAATCTCTTTCTTAAACTCGTTCATGGTCTTGCCGGTAATCATCGCGAGGAGAGCTTCAAAATCGGCATTTCCGGCGGCTATCTCGGTGTCGGAGATTGACCCTGCCATTTTGAGCAACATCTCCTTTTGCGCTTCGGCTGACTGTGAAGGGAAGTATGCCGGATTCGTGATGAACTTGAATACATCCTCGTTGCAGATGCCGGCGATTTTCGCGTCATACTCACGTGCGCTGCAAGGCACATCGTTGTAAAAGCGTTCTTCTTCATTGCCGGTAAACACTCGCTCGGTCTGACCGGCACGTTTAACCCATTTCTCTGTGAATCGGCGGCACAATTTGATTTCCTCGCCGTTTACGGTGATGATAGCCGATACCTCATGCGGAAGCTGTGGAATGATAGCTCCGTTAGTGTCGAGCGTCTTTAGGTCGAATTTCTTGCGGTCCTGGCTGTCTTTGCCAAAGAGTAGCCAAGTGAATGCGTCAAACAACGTAGTCTTGCCGCTTCCGTTTCGACCGAAGATGTCCGTCACTCTCTCGTCAAAGCTGACCGAGAGTTCTCTTATGCCCTTGAAGTTCACGAGCGAAAGAGATTTGATGATGATTTCTTTCTTCATTTTTGCGTTATTATTAGAATTTGTTGATTGCTATGTGGGTGGCTGCTTTGCAGTTGATTTCATCATTAGTCGGGATGCGGTCTGACAACTGCCAATCCTCGATTTCTGACTTCTTGAAGAATGTGCGGTTGCCCTGCTTGTAATGAGGAATTTTTCGCGCACTTACGAGATGACGCACCCGGTCGGCTGATACTGAAAGAATCATTGCAACCTCATCGACATTCAGCACGTTTTTGAACTGAATAAGCATGATGCGTTCAAGTCGTTCAAGTCGTTGTTCTATGCTCATCGCTTGACCTCCTTTCTTTTGTTGCGCTCGGCTCGGAGTTCTTCAACGCTTGCCTTAAACAAGAGTTTCCAGCCGACATAAGCCATTATCGAGAAGAGCCACACAAAGATGAATCCCGGACGGCTATCATCGCTATTTATAGTTTCTATTAAGCACCTTATTGCATACGATACACCGAAAAGTATCATAATCACAGACGCTATGACTTGCGCCCACAGATAAGCCATTAGGATTCTTCGCATAGTTGTTAATTATTAGGGAATAATGTTTCGGGGTCAACGCCAAATTCCTTGGCGATATGCTTTCTTGTCAGAGCGTCCGGCACTTGCTGACCGGTCGCCCACTGACGGACTGTGTTAGGAGATTTCTCCGTCACGGTTGCAACTCTCTCGATGAAAGACTGCACCGGCGTAGGTTTGTCCTTTTCTCTCTGATAGAGGTCTTTGAATGTGATTTGCTTTACCATATCTTGATTTGTATTGTATTCAGAGAAATTCAGTTACAAGTTCGTAGTCGTATGCGTCAAACTCGATTCCGAGCTTGATTTTCTCTCGGAGGTATGTTTTATGACCGAGCAACTTGATTGCTTGATTGCGGAGCGTTGCGCTATCTATATCGGCAGCTTCCTTAATGAGAAGTCGTGCGGTTTCGAGTCTTTCGGCTCGGAGGTCGTCGAGCTTCTCTTTGAGATTCGTTGACTGCTGATAATATCTGTAAAGCAATACGCTATCAGAGTGATGCTTGAAGTCTTTGCAGAATGCGTCTTTGTCGATGCCTTCTCCGGCTTCGAGATACATTGCTTCTATCTCTTTGTATCGGTCTTCGGGGATGGTGTACCCGGTACGTTCTTCAAATTCTTTCTTCGTCATATTGCGTTGTTTTTTGAGGGTTGCTATTGCTTAATAAGTATTAAGTTTTTATCTTTGCACAATTTTTATTTTGATTGTGGCAATCACTTTCGTGATTGTGATGCAAAGTTAAAGAATAATTCTTGAATAGGCAAATAATTCAAGAAAAATTTTTGAACTAAATAATCGTAAATACGCTATATGGCAGATTATCAACGCATTGAGCAATTACTAAAACACCTCAACATGAGCGCGAGGGCATTAGCTCTTGCGCTTGGTCTTAAAAATCCGCAAATTTTCTACGACATAAAAGCCGAGAAGTGCGGAATCTCAAAAGAACTTGCAACTAAAATTCAAGAGCGATACTTGAATGTGAGCGCGGCGTGGTTACTTACCGGCGAGGGGCAGATGCTGAAAGAATCGACAACGAATGTCGGCGAGATTTCCGGCAGTGGAAACACAGTCGGAATGACCGTCAGCCAAACAATCAAAAGAAATAGCGGGCAAAATGCCGGACGTGACATACACAATCCTCCGTGTCCGTATGGCGATAAGCACTTCATGGCGGAGCTTGAAGCTCAACGCAAACTTGCAGAACGGCAGCTTGAAGTATATTCAGCTTCGTTGAGCCAAAGAGATGAGCAAATTCGCACGGCCCAATCACAAATAGACACATTAATCAAGCAAAATCAAGAGCAATTCAACCGCTTCATGGCTTTGCTCGAAATGATGCAAAATAAGACTGTATGAGAGTTAACGTAGAAGATTTCTTTGCTAAATATGGAAGCAAAGAATATCGCAATGGTCTGTATATCCCCGAAGATATTTGGGCGATGAGAAACGAATGCTTTTTCTCTGGAGCTGTTGAGATGGAGGTGCCGGATAATATAGTAGACACTATCGAATCCAACAAGCTGAATCAAGAAAGGCGCGATGCCGAGTACAACAACATATCAACGCATCGTGTCGCAGGTATGGAGCATGAGGGAAACGGAGATATTGATGAGGCTATTATCGAATATGCCGAATCAATCCGACTCGGAGAAAACGCGGAAAACGATATGTTTCACGCATTCGGATATTCTTATACCCGAATCATCGTGTTACTCGATAAGGTTAAGCGATACACGGAAGAAATAGACTACATAGAGGCGTTGCTTAATCATAGCATGAATGAGCCGGAACGTGACAAATACGTTGCTCGGCTCGAAAAGACAAAGGTCAAACTTGAAAAACAATCAAAGAATGGAAGAGTCTAACCGATTACCTTACTTCTTGATAGACTTGATGAAGTCTTATATCGTTGGTGACTTTCCGCTCGATGACAAAGCGGACGTATTACTCTTTGAAATTGGTCGCCAACTCGTGAACTGTAACTCCCGTAACGAGCCGACAGATGACCTTGAATATCTCTACGATACGGCGAAGTGGCTTCAATCTAAAATTATGGAGGAATGAGAAATATCGGTATTTGCGCAATGCTTTTTCTTTGCGCTTGCTCAAACAATCTCGAAAAGTCGGAGGTCGTGAACTATGTCGATGGTCTTGTGGGAATGTACCCGAACTATCGAAGCAACGAAATTGCAGAATCTGCAATTTTAGACTCCATCGCTAATCATCAACGACCGATAGGACAGCTCGCATCAGATTTGAGCGGAGTCAAATTTAAGTTTATTCGGCTCATTGAGAATCAGAATGACGGACGCTATTCTGCATTATTCGTATCTGACGGTTGTATGTCAGATATTGACAACCCAAATGGCAATCCAAAACATCTTATGACAAACATCCATATACGTGTTCTTGGTAAGGTGGATTCTGAAATGGCTGCGAAGTTAGACGGAAACGCTCGATATAGCATAAGTGGCATTCTTCATGCGTGGGATGCAAAGGACGTGTTTTCTGTTACTGATAGAATCGGTGCCTCGTTTGATTTCGGCACTTATATCCTCGAAGAAATGACAATTAAAAAAGTTGAGAAATGAGCCGCCGCCGAGTTTACAGCAATGACACACTTGCGATAATGGATAGGTTCTTTGTCGCTCTTGACGCTTGTATGCAAAATGACCTATTCAAAACGCTCAAAGAGTATTTTGAAAAAGCTGGAATCGAGCCTCCCCACTTCTACACCCAACGTAAGGATAGAAATAGGGGGTTCTTTGAAGTCGGCTGGCTCGTTCCGTTGATAAAAGACTGTGGCGTGTCGGCTCGTTGGCTTATGACCGGCGTAGGCTCGATGTTCGCCGAGTAGCTGTCATTGCGTTAACCGCACCGACATGACAAAACCATTTCGTTGTTGATGCCGAAATGGTTTTGTCGCTCTTAGACATTGAGTGCTAATGACATATAAGTTTAATTCCCCCGAATCCGGGGAAATTAAGTTCGAGTTGTCAAATTATACTTGACAACTCAATCCGCTTTGTCTTTGTTGAATATATCCGGGATTCTCGATACGGCGGCTTGTTTGTTCTTGTCAAGGACTTTCGCATATATCTGCGTAGTCGATAGCTCCCGGTGTCCGAGTAGCTTGCTGACTGTGTAGATGTCGGTGCCGATGTCAAGCATGAGGACTGCGAATGTGTGGCGGCCGCAATGAAACGTGATGTCTTTGTTGATGCCGGCTCGTAGTACCCACATCTTTATCGCGTAGTTGGTGCAACTCGGCGAATGAATGTCGCCAAAGACGTATTCGCCCGGTTTTCCATGCTCTCCGAGTAGGTCGGCAGCTTGAGGCGTGATGTCGAGATATTCTTGACCGCCGGTTTTCTTTTGCCGGAAAATGATGCGTGTAAAGTCGCCTTGCTTCTGCACTTCGCTCCATGTGAGCTTTACAATGTCACTACGGCGTAAACCGGTAAGACACGAAAAGAGAAAGGCGCGTTTGATTTCCGGGTAGTCGCATTGCGTATCAACGAGCTTTCGGATTTCTTCAAGCGTCAGATACATTCGTGTCCCTTCCTCGCCGCTGAAGCCGTCAATGCCGCGCATTGGATTGTGTTGTATTATTCTGTCCTCGTAGGCTTGGTTAAGACACGCCCGGAGCTTGTTGAAATAGCTCTGCTTCGAGTTCTGCGACAATGGACGGCGTTCCGCTCTCTCTCGTTTGTCATTTCCGAACGCTTCAGCTTTCTTGTCAAGGAATGTTCTGAATCCCTCAACCCAACGTGGCGTAATCTCTGCAAATGTGATGCGCTTGTTACGCTCGTACTTTTCGAGATGCTTCAGGCACGAGAGCCAGTTGCCCCAATTTCCACGACTCTCTTTTCCGAGTCGTTTTTCTGTTATTGCGCGGTAGTAGTCGAAGAATAGAGTATCTTCGGCAAACTGTGATTTGAATCCGTAGTCGCCATTCTGCATCTCGACAAGCCGTTTGCCGAGAATCGACTGTGCAAGCTGCATAGTCTGTTTATTCTTCTCTTTGTCTGCGCGTGTCTTCTCCGGGATGAGATAGAGTTTCAAAAACTCATAGTCACGCTTACCGTCCTTATGGTAAATGTCGAGGTAGAGGCTTATGTTGCCGTTGAGCAATTTGCGCTTCCGCAGCCTAATGGGAGATTTGTTTGTATCAGTCATTTTGCGTTGTCGTTATTTGTTACTTTTGTGACTCCGATTCTTGGAGTAACAAAATAACAACACAAAGGTAACATATTCCTACCATACGCACACCATAACAAAGCCACTATTTTCATTTTTCTTAAAACGCACTACACCTTATATATTTTATGGTGTCTATATGTTGCGCGTATGTTGTCGGCGTGTCATTTTTATTTGCATTGAATTTCACACACTACTTTCCGATGCAGAATTGGGAGAAGATGGTGTTGAGGATTTCGGTGGAGGGGATTGTGCCTGTTATTGTGGAGAGGTGGGAAATGGTTTCGCGTAGATGTTCGGCTATGAGGAAGCTTTCAAGTCCGTTGTTGAGCCCATTTATTAGAGGTCGGATTGATTCAATGGCTTGACCAAGAGCTTCAGCCTGGCGCAGATTGGTGATTATGATGTCGTTTTGATCGGTGGTGTCTTTATTTTTTGCAATCTTTGTCAGCTCATGTTTCAGGTCGGATATCCCTGTGCCATGTTTTGCGGATATGGGTATCACATTTTCAATGGATATCTTGTCTGTATTGATTGCTTGTTTCGTTTTGGATGATGAGTCAAGCAGGTCGACCTTATTTAGTACAACTATTATGCTTGGTGATATTCCTGTGTCGGACAATAATTCCTCCGGAAGGTGGTTTCTAAGAGCGGTCATATCAAGGCTGTCATCCGGAACGGTCGTTGCATCGATGATAAGGAGCGCTATGACAGATCTGCTGATGGCTTTACGTGAACGGCTGATGCCTATCTGTTCAATAGGGTCGGATGTGTCGCGTAGTCCTGCGGTATCGATGAAACGGAAAAGGTAATCACCGATTTCAAGAGTCTCTTCGATTGTGTCGCGTGTAGTGCCATGTATGTCGCTTACTATTGCTCGTTCATCATCAAGGAGAGTGTTGAGTAGTGATGATTTTCCGGCATTTGTCGCTCCGATTATTGCTACAGGGATTCCTTCCTTTATGGCATTGCCTCCTTGGAATGAGTTGTGTAGGCGTTGGAGTTCATTATGGATATCGGTAGCTATCTGGAGCAATCGGTTACGGTCGGCAAACTCTACGTCCTCCTCCGAAAAGTCAAGTTCAAGTTCGAGAAGAGCAGATAGCTGTATCAATTGCTCACGTAGTGTGGAGAGTTTTTTCGAGATGCTTCCTTTCATCTGGCTCATGGCTATACGATGAGCGGCACGTGACGACGAGGCTATGACATCAGCCACACCTTCGGCTTGCGACAGGTCCATGCGTCCATTCATCACAGCACGTCGGGTGTATTCTCCTGGTTGTGCCATTCTGCATCCTGAACGTATGAGAAGTGCGATTGTCTCACGCTGTATCCATCGTGAGCCGTGTACAGAAATTTCAACGATGTCCTCTCCTGTATATGAATTGGGCCTGCGAAATACGGTGGCCACACATTGGTCAAGAGGTTCGTCGGATCTTTCTTTGTCGATTATTTCTCCAAGATGTGCTGTATGGCTCTTTGCGGAGGAGAGCGGTGCTCCCTTCCACAAAGAGTCAACTATACTGACCGCTTCCGGTCCGCTCACGCGAATCACGGCTATACCTCCCGTGCCTCCAGGCGTGGATATCGCACAGATGGTATCTTCAGCAAGGTAGAGGTCCATCATTACTTTTTAAGAGTGCTCCATTGGTGAAAATTACATTGGCTCTCAATCTGTTCCTCAACATCGTCGGGGAGCGTTGAGAAGAAATCATGACCGGTAAGTTTCTCTACCTCGTCAATGGATACAGCACAGTTCTGCATTCCTCCGACCACAGTGCCGTTCGGCATTATGAAACCTATGCCGCGTGCCGGAGTAGAGTAGGGGGCTATGATTACTTTGAAGAACCTGCGCGGCACCCATACTTTGGAGTCTCCTATATATTCCAATGGGGTCTCATCCATAATAGGACCGCATACAATATAGATTTTTCCATCTATTTGAGCCCATGTACGGCATTTCTCCTCAAGTGATTTCCAGGAACCGTTGTTGAGAGAATGTAACTGCGGGCACATGTTGGCGAATGAAAAGCATTCGTCCATTGCTTTCTGGCTCCATTTCATGTCACCTGCCGGAGCCATGTGACCACGGTCATATCCCGATCCACGGTAGTCATAGTCGTAAGCGCAACCTTTGATTTCGGGATCTACAAAAAATTCATCTCCGCGTGGCACCGTCCCATTGGTCTTTTCCTCAGTAAGTTCCCATGACACCCAGTTGGGGATATGACAGTCGGCATTGAACGAAACATCCATTCCTGTGTAGCTCTTTAGCTGAGAGGGTACGTCCGGATTGGTGACGACTTTCATAAGGTTGCCATACTCTCCAGGTACTTGCTGCATTTCCGGTTCCGGATTGTTGCAGCAAGTGAGAGTATTGGCTACCCAGAAACAACCGAGTAATACAAAGGTCAGAATGAGGGAAGAGAGTGATTTACGAGATGATTTCCTGCGGCTTGATTTTCTGTATTTGTATGACATGTCAGGTGTTGTAATTATGTGGTTAAATAGTTAATAAATTGGTTTCTGATAAGTGAGTTATTCGGAGAGTTGAAGAATAGTGTTGAGTAGTGTTTCTCCAAGTCCGATGGTATATCCCTGTTGTACAGCCACGACACGATTGAAAGTATCGGCGATAATAAATATCGGCAGATCTGAAGTAGTCAGATTAAGCCCATCTTTCAGAGCTTTCGCTATCTTACCATCCGGATCTGAGCCCCATTTGATTGTTGATGGCAGTGACTTGTAGAGTGAGGAATCAAAACGGCTGGCACTCTCTTCAGGCAGAAGCAGTACAATGCTTTTCCCCCATTTCTCAAATTCATCTTTTATTGCCGATATGTCATTGAGGGCGTGAGCCGATGGCTCGTGGCTTGGAGCTATCAGTCCGAGTACATAATACCCGCGTCCTGTGGTGGAAAGTATGCTGCGAAGTTCGCCCGACGGATCTTTATAGCGTGTTTCAGCGTCAAAGTTGCCTATTACTTCTACTCCGTTTGTCGCATGACGCACAGTAAGAGGGACGTTTGCTATGGCGGATTCCTGGACTGTAAAGATACGTATCTTGGCGAGCACGCTTCCGTCAGCCATGCGCCTTCCTGTCACCATCATATATTGTCCGGCATCCACTTCGATGGGCTCGGAAGCTATTTGTGACACAGGAAGAAGTTCTCCCAATTCAAGTGTCGACGGGATGCCGTCAGAGATCTTTGCGATGGTGAATTGTGGATAGTATTTCGGCTCAAGCCCTCCGTCGTGGGTATAGCTGATATTGATTCTGCCCTTAGGATTATTTGGCGTGACAACTTTTCCGAAAAGGTCTACATCAATCCATTTCCCTGAATTGTCGGCGTATTGTGTTTTGCAAGTCACAGGATCGAGTCTCGCCGGAATGCCGAAACTGCGAGCTCCGCTTACAAAGAATATTGCCGCGGAGTGGGTGTCAGCTTTTCTCCCTTTCAGTACTCCTTCAGGATGCATGCTGAATCCGAGAGGATTCCATGAAGTGTCAATGGTTATATTGTCTGATACCCATTTGCTCCATTTATCCGGGTTGGCACGGAAGCTGTTGCGTTCAGTTTCTGAGAATGCATTGCGGAAAACATGTTTATATGGAGTGAGCTGCTCCAGCCATACACGTGGGTTAAGTATGCTCTGTTTGAAATGCCAGCTGTTCACGTCAGGAGTCGCAACATGATCGCGCAATGTCTCTGCATTTATGTCATTGAGGTCTTTTACCGCTATGACGCTAAGAAGGTCGATCGCCTTATTGCGGTCCGTTTCCGGGACTTCGTTCAGGAACGATTCTATCACGCGCCAGTTGCCTCTTGCATCGGTCATTATATCTTTCACCTTTTCGGAGTCAAGACCAAGTTTTTTGGCAAGAACTTCTGACTGTTCCGGGGTATAGAACGTATTCATATATGCGATACGTATTGAGTCCTCCTGAGCCTTGCGCATGTCATTCATGGCAGTTTGTTCCTTTGTGACCGGAGGCATGGATGCTCTTACCGGAGGAGGCACGATGTCAAAATCAAATTCGGCCACACTTTCCGGAGAGTACTCAAGGGTGACAGTAGCGGGAGCTGATGCCGAAGCTTTGGATATTCCGAAACGGTCTCCGTCATATGCCCATATGATCATATCCCCTTTGCCGGCAACTATTGATGCTTTGCCATTGGCGTCAGCCTCCTTTGTGCACACAGGGAAGAATTCGGCATAATTGTAGATACAGAAACGTACTTTTGCTCCGGGTACCGGTGAACCGTTCTTGTCCTTCACAGTAACATTGATGGTGCTTGTCGGGGCGTAATTGCTTGTTACGTTTATGTCGGTATAAGCAGCGTTTGTGAGCAACACTTCTTCAGGACCGTCATAACGCCCTATGACTCTGGTATTCATCATCATGCCGCGTGATGCGGGTGCATTGAACCAGGCAAGATTAAGTACTGGCTCAGGCTCGCAGGCTCCCAGAAAGTACCATTTCCCATTAGCCCATGCCTCTACCCAGGCGTGATTGTCGTCAGTGTGTGCCCATCGCGGAGTATATATCTGACGAGCAGGAATGCCGACTGAGCGTAACGCTGCGACTCCGAATGTGCTTTCCTCTCCGCATCGGCCCAAGGCGGAGCGTATTGTCGCGCTTGGCGAGTTGGTGCGTCCGTCTGAAGGTCTATAAGTCGCTTTTTCGTGACACCAGTGATTCACCTCCAATATGGCGTCTTCCATTGACATTCCCTTTATGCGATCTTTAAGTTCGGCATAGAGATAGTCGCGTGAGTCGTCAAGATTCTCGTTGTTAACACGTGGGGAAAGCACAAAATGCCGGAACTCACGGTCGGGGACATCCTTGCCCCACGGCATCTCCTCGGATGCTCGTATGGCTCCTCGGATGTTTTGGAGGTAATATTGCGGAGTCCGGTCCATTATGTCAGGTAGTGTCATATAGGCATACATAAAGCGCAGTCCCTCTTTTTCGAGGGCTGTGACTGTATCGCTCTCCAGCAGGGCCTTTAGCTGAGAAGGCATGGATGATTTGTAACGCTTCTCGAAATCGTTTCTTGATAATGGTGTCTCTATCCTGTCTACTGCAAACATGGATGCTGTTGTGGCGAACAGTAGCATAGCGGATGAGAATATACGGCATATGTGTCGCATCAGTGTATGGTATTATATTCGGTGATTATGTCTTTAAGGTTGCGCACTATTGTGGCGGATGTGGTGAGACGTGAGAACTCGTCGGCATCAGGTGTGCCCATCTTCACGCTTTCACGACGGAATTTTACCGGGGAGGTGACTTTGGTTCGTGCTGATGCATGCAGATCGTCCGCTGCTGCCGCCTTAAGTATGGCTGGGGCTGTTGCTGGTGACACTCCGGCTCCTGCCATAATCCTTATGCGGCCTTCTGCACGCTCACGCAGATGCATGAGGGTAGGGATGCCGTCAAGAGCAGTAGGTGCCATTCCCGAAGTGAGCAGGCGGTCGCATCCGAGTGAGATGATATCTTCGAGAGCCTCGTCGGGGTCTTCTGCCATATCGAATGCACGATGGAAAGTGATGCTCATGTTGTCGGCTTCATCCACAAGTCTTTTACAGGTCTCCATGTCAATATCACCTCCTGGAGTGAGTGCCCCTATTACCACACCGTCAACTCCGAGACTCCGGCACATGGCGATGTCGGAGCGCATGCATTCCACCTCATCGGGGGTATATATGAAATCGCCTCCTCGCGGACGTATGAGCACGTGCACCCTGATGCCTCGTATATTTTTTGCGGCGGCTATGAATCCTAATGACGGAGTGACGCCACCTTCACCGAGTGCGCTGCATAGTTCTACGCGATCGGCTCCTCCGGCAACGGCTGCTTTTACGCTGTCGATATCTCCGGCGCAGATTTCAAGAGTGATTTGTTTCATTTTACCGTTTATGTAAATGTGTTACCCGGTTGTTATATCACTTTTTTATAGTCACTTCTATGATATGGTCAGGCACATCGGGAGTGGCGTCCATTCGGAGGATGGTACCGTCTTTGGATTTTTTTGTCTCCACAGGAGTGCGGGATGCGAAGGTCTCCGCTTTTTTTACTTTCAGGTCAGACGGAATAATGATCTCGGTGGTGCCTGGCTTTATGACATGAAGGAAGAGCCTGTCGCCGTTGCGGGTAGCGGT harbors:
- a CDS encoding copper homeostasis protein CutC is translated as MKQITLEICAGDIDSVKAAVAGGADRVELCSALGEGGVTPSLGFIAAAKNIRGIRVHVLIRPRGGDFIYTPDEVECMRSDIAMCRSLGVDGVVIGALTPGGDIDMETCKRLVDEADNMSITFHRAFDMAEDPDEALEDIISLGCDRLLTSGMAPTALDGIPTLMHLRERAEGRIRIMAGAGVSPATAPAILKAAAADDLHASARTKVTSPVKFRRESVKMGTPDADEFSRLTTSATIVRNLKDIITEYNTIH
- a CDS encoding transglutaminase domain-containing protein — protein: MRHICRIFSSAMLLFATTASMFAVDRIETPLSRNDFEKRYKSSMPSQLKALLESDTVTALEKEGLRFMYAYMTLPDIMDRTPQYYLQNIRGAIRASEEMPWGKDVPDREFRHFVLSPRVNNENLDDSRDYLYAELKDRIKGMSMEDAILEVNHWCHEKATYRPSDGRTNSPSATIRSALGRCGEESTFGVAALRSVGIPARQIYTPRWAHTDDNHAWVEAWANGKWYFLGACEPEPVLNLAWFNAPASRGMMMNTRVIGRYDGPEEVLLTNAAYTDINVTSNYAPTSTINVTVKDKNGSPVPGAKVRFCIYNYAEFFPVCTKEADANGKASIVAGKGDMIIWAYDGDRFGISKASASAPATVTLEYSPESVAEFDFDIVPPPVRASMPPVTKEQTAMNDMRKAQEDSIRIAYMNTFYTPEQSEVLAKKLGLDSEKVKDIMTDARGNWRVIESFLNEVPETDRNKAIDLLSVIAVKDLNDINAETLRDHVATPDVNSWHFKQSILNPRVWLEQLTPYKHVFRNAFSETERNSFRANPDKWSKWVSDNITIDTSWNPLGFSMHPEGVLKGRKADTHSAAIFFVSGARSFGIPARLDPVTCKTQYADNSGKWIDVDLFGKVVTPNNPKGRINISYTHDGGLEPKYYPQFTIAKISDGIPSTLELGELLPVSQIASEPIEVDAGQYMMVTGRRMADGSVLAKIRIFTVQESAIANVPLTVRHATNGVEVIGNFDAETRYKDPSGELRSILSTTGRGYYVLGLIAPSHEPSAHALNDISAIKDEFEKWGKSIVLLLPEESASRFDSSLYKSLPSTIKWGSDPDGKIAKALKDGLNLTTSDLPIFIIADTFNRVVAVQQGYTIGLGETLLNTILQLSE